The Epinephelus lanceolatus isolate andai-2023 chromosome 14, ASM4190304v1, whole genome shotgun sequence genome has a window encoding:
- the bcs1l gene encoding mitochondrial chaperone BCS1: MPLSDFLDGLKDNPYFGAGFGLVGVGTALAVARKGAQVGMVFFRRHYMITLEVPSRDKSYHWLLSWITKHARHTQHLSVETSYLAHESGRVHTQFDFHPSPGNHIIWYGRKWIRVERTREKQMVDLHTGTPWESVTFTALGRDRQIFFNILQEARELALKQEEGRTVMYTAMGAEWRPFGFPRRRRPLSSVVLDVGVTERIVDDVKEFIGNPKWYTDRGIPYRRGYLLYGPPGCGKSSFIMALAGELGYSICLMSLSDRSLSDDRLNHLLSVAPQQSIILLEDVDAAFVSRELLPTENPLAYQGMGRLTFSGLLNSLDGVASSEARIVFMTTNFIDRLDAALIRPGRVDLKQYIGHCTHQQLTQMFRRFYPDEPPPEGERFAEQALAVHSEISAAQVQGHFLLHKNDPAGSIDNVAQMK, encoded by the exons ATGCCCCTGTCAGACTTTCTGGATGGCCTGAAGGACAACCCATACTTTGGGGCTGGGTTTGGACTGGTTGGGGTTGGGACAGCGTTGGCGGTGGCCAGGAAAGGTGCCCAGGTGGGAATGGTCTTCTTCCGCAGGCACTACATGATCACTCTAGAGGTCCCCAGCAGGGATAAGAGCTACCACTGGCTGCTGAGCTGGATTACCAAGCATGCCAGGCACACTCAGCACCTGAGCGTGGAGACCTCCTACCTTGCACATGAGAGTGGGCGGGTTCACACGCAGTTTGACTTCCACCCAAGTCCTGGGAACCACATCATCTG GTATGGGAGAAAGTGGATCAGGGTGGAGAGGACCAGAGAGAAGCAGATGGTGGATCTGCACACTGGAACCCCCTGGGAGTCTGTTACCTTCACTGCTTTAGGCAGAGACAGACAAATTTTCTTTAATATCTTACAAGAAG CAAGAGAACTGGCCCTGAAGCAGGAAGAGGGACGAACAGTAATGTACACAGCCATGGGTGCTGAGTGGAGGCCCTTTGGATTTCCCAGGCGACGCAGACCCCTCAGCTCGGTGGTCCTGGATGTGGGTGTGACTGAAAGGATCGTCGATGATGTGAAGGAGTTCATCGGAAATCCCAAGTGGTACACAGACAGAG GCATCCCCTACAGACGAGGATATCTGCTGTATGGCCCCCCGGGGTGTGGGAAAAGCAGCTTTAT CATGGCACTGGCAGGCGAGCTGGGCTACAGCATCTGTCTGATGAGTCTGAGTGACAGAAGTCTTTCAGATGACCGTCTGAACCACCTCCTGAGTGTAGCACCACAGCAAAGCATCATACTGCTGGAAGATGtagatgcagcctttgtcagccGCGAGCTGCTCCCCACAGAGA ACCCTCTGGCCTACCAGGGAATGGGAAGACTGACCTTTAGTGGCCTGCTTAATTCTCTGGATGGAGTGGCTTCATCTGAGGCCAGAATAGTTTTCATGACCACCAACTTCATTGACAG GTTAGATGCAGCACTGATCCGACCTGGCCGTGTTGATCTGAAGCAGTACATTGGGCATTGCACACACCAACAGCTTACGCAGATGTTCCGGCGGTTCTACCCAGACGAGCCTCCCCCTGAAGGAGAGCGGTTTGCAGAGCAAGCGTTGGCCGTCCACTCTGAGATCAGTGCTGCCCAGGTGCAAGGACACTTCCTGCTGCACAAAAACGACCCTGCAGGATCTATAGACAATGTTGCCCAAATGAAATAA